One genomic region from Mesorhizobium terrae encodes:
- a CDS encoding CBS domain-containing protein: protein MTVKAILEAKGHAVVTLGPNAKLAEAIQLLADRRIGALVITNGDRKIVGILSERDVVRVVAKEGAAALELPVRAVMTPKVKICNANHTVNEVMEIMTNGRFRHLPVEKDGLLDGIISIGDVVKRRIETVEREAEQIKAYIATA, encoded by the coding sequence ATGACTGTTAAGGCAATTCTTGAGGCAAAGGGCCATGCGGTCGTCACGCTCGGCCCCAACGCGAAACTGGCCGAAGCGATCCAACTTTTGGCCGACCGCCGCATCGGCGCTCTGGTGATCACCAATGGCGATCGCAAGATCGTTGGCATTCTCTCCGAGCGCGATGTGGTGCGGGTCGTGGCCAAGGAAGGCGCGGCGGCGCTGGAACTTCCGGTGCGCGCCGTGATGACGCCGAAGGTCAAGATCTGCAACGCCAACCACACCGTCAACGAGGTCATGGAAATCATGACCAATGGCCGCTTCCGCCATCTGCCGGTGGAAAAGGACGGCTTGCTCGACGGCATCATCTCGATCGGCGACGTGGTCAAGCGGCGCATCGAGACGGTGGAACGCGAGGCCGAGCAGATCAAGGCCTATATCGCGACGGCCTGA
- a CDS encoding rhomboid family intramembrane serine protease, with product MNEAGQAEPTQDEALPHEPVFNLPAVIIAIVAVCFGVHLVRLYLLTQQQDIELLIRTAFIPVRYSGQYDLDFYAFSSPFTYTFLHGGWAHLIVNMVWLVAFGSPLANRIGAMRFILFFAFTGLAAAFFFFAIHPTMQAPLVGASGSISGMMGAAARFAFSIDRSTGKGAFGGAPLPFSAVLRSRATLSFLAVWMVINIVTGVVGFVPGNDSQIAWEAHIGGFLAGFLCLRLFDRRQARQA from the coding sequence ATGAACGAGGCAGGACAGGCCGAGCCAACGCAGGATGAGGCCTTGCCGCACGAGCCCGTCTTCAACCTGCCGGCTGTCATCATCGCGATCGTCGCCGTCTGCTTCGGCGTGCATCTGGTGCGCCTCTATCTGCTGACCCAGCAGCAGGATATCGAGCTTCTCATCCGCACCGCCTTCATTCCGGTTCGTTATTCCGGGCAATACGATCTTGATTTTTATGCTTTTTCGAGCCCGTTCACCTATACGTTCCTGCATGGCGGCTGGGCGCATCTGATCGTCAACATGGTCTGGCTGGTGGCGTTCGGGTCGCCGCTCGCCAACCGCATCGGCGCGATGCGCTTTATCCTGTTCTTCGCGTTCACCGGCCTTGCCGCGGCATTCTTCTTCTTCGCCATCCATCCGACCATGCAGGCGCCGCTGGTCGGCGCCTCGGGCTCGATCTCGGGCATGATGGGAGCGGCCGCGCGTTTCGCCTTCAGCATCGATCGCTCCACCGGCAAGGGCGCATTTGGCGGTGCGCCATTGCCGTTCAGCGCCGTGCTGCGCTCGCGCGCCACGCTGAGCTTCCTCGCCGTCTGGATGGTCATCAACATCGTCACCGGCGTCGTCGGTTTCGTGCCGGGCAACGACAGCCAGATCGCCTGGGAAGCGCATATTGGCGGGTTTCTCGCTGGCTTCCTCTGCCTGCGCTTGTTCGATCGCCGGCAAGCCCGGCAGGCTTGA